A section of the Anabaena cylindrica PCC 7122 genome encodes:
- a CDS encoding rhomboid family intramembrane serine protease has translation MIPISDNIYSWKKPMITYWLIGVNLFIFSWQLSLDINDKLGSFVNTWGIIPEQINTAFTNAIFYNSAAWIVVFWRLFSLPLSLFLHSSFSQLLGNLLFLWVFGKSLERILGQQRYLLLYLVAGIFAGMIQIFMEPKLTIPVIGANGAIASILGAYIMKFPKTKIDSILPLIIVFIPVEIPAFFYLFWWFVQQLFYGIGSLNIPGGVTNLGYWGQFAGLVTGAAFMRMVQRR, from the coding sequence ATGATTCCCATTAGTGATAATATCTATAGTTGGAAAAAACCGATGATTACTTATTGGTTAATTGGTGTTAATCTGTTTATATTTTCCTGGCAATTGAGTCTAGATATTAATGATAAATTAGGTTCTTTTGTAAATACTTGGGGAATAATTCCAGAGCAAATTAATACAGCATTTACGAATGCAATTTTTTACAATTCAGCGGCGTGGATAGTCGTATTTTGGCGATTATTTTCTCTGCCTTTATCGCTGTTTTTACATAGCAGTTTTAGTCAATTACTGGGGAATCTACTTTTTTTATGGGTGTTTGGTAAAAGTCTAGAAAGAATTCTAGGACAACAGAGATATTTATTGCTTTACTTAGTTGCTGGCATTTTCGCTGGGATGATCCAAATTTTTATGGAACCAAAATTAACAATTCCAGTGATTGGTGCTAATGGGGCGATAGCATCTATTTTAGGAGCTTATATTATGAAGTTTCCTAAAACAAAGATAGATTCAATATTGCCTTTAATTATTGTATTTATTCCCGTGGAAATTCCAGCATTTTTTTATTTATTTTGGTGGTTTGTACAACAGTTATTTTATGGAATTGGTAGTTTAAATATTCCAGGTGGTGTAACTAATCTTGGTTATTGGGGACAATTTGCAGGATTAGTAACGGGTGCGGCTTTTATGCGAATGGTGCAACGACGTTGA
- a CDS encoding MFS transporter produces MQELYKHLWWMAQIPVNPANVSPAQASVLTSGPRFFVALISGVILAFAFQLVLTNLSVAAGISYLGHPSESEEIESFGGTIRKIGTGLGVWTLVTVTLALLIACFLAVKLSLLILDPSLGAILGLVIWGAYFLLLVWVSTTTVGSLIGSVVNTATSGFQAIMGTATAALGAKAVNQQVVATAGAAASAMRRELESAIALPASGFDPASIRENIEDYIEKLRPPEIDISKIRGEFEKLLNEPQFQAIAHSPDLRNIDRKQFVDLVSSRTDLSKREVNRITDTLYKIWQQVVSQQAPSKNGLGELAEYLKSLPPGQTKTDELNTKVDQLIAEIHTSKAAEQKPGMVQQAISALTGVVLGRADLSDLDVEKILRSFGTAKQKVIQQVTEQPYSPIRVDIENYLRNTYVWQLSQETIAQEFRNVIYDPAADPGVIHRELEKISRQDFVNILQQRGLLTQIQITHIADQLMAVRDNVLVTVTAQEEREIVQDLQRRVESYLLVTPKTELTPEGIEANFKPLLADSEADHETLSRRLAQVEREQMGEILLARNDIQERDLDQILDELEMQRDRVLVESLGLAQQAKYQAETLWLNVESYLRNTGKEQLNPDAIRADLRRLLEDPQAGLAAIQWRLSRFDKDTLVQLLNQRQDLGEEQVNQIIHAVEESWHSIRHTPQLVAEKAKEQYDSVATTIADYLRNTGKEELNPEGIQRDLTRLFEHPRDGMVALRRRLSHIDRDTLVQLLSQRQDLSEEQVNQVIDNMQTSIRNFVRAPRRLATRTQQRVQTFQTYLQEYLRLTGKEELNPEGIKRDLQLLLHDPGVGMESLSDRLAHFDRETIIALLKIREDMTDEEAAKIADNIVLVRDQFVEQVRGIQRRIQDVTEGVFATIRNYLNSLDRPELNYDGIKHDIRQLFDDPQAGFDALRDRLSHFDRETLVAILSSREDISEADVNRIIDQVERARNTVLQRAERLQHEAQRRLEQVKHQAQRQAEETRKAAANAAWWLFATAVVSGFAAAFGGASAVVRL; encoded by the coding sequence ATGCAGGAACTGTACAAACATTTATGGTGGATGGCACAAATACCTGTAAACCCCGCCAACGTCTCACCAGCACAGGCATCGGTTCTCACTTCTGGCCCGCGCTTTTTTGTGGCTTTAATATCTGGGGTGATTCTGGCGTTTGCTTTCCAATTAGTTTTGACAAATCTTTCGGTTGCTGCTGGTATTTCCTATTTGGGGCATCCATCAGAATCAGAAGAGATTGAAAGTTTTGGTGGCACAATTCGCAAAATCGGTACGGGCTTGGGGGTTTGGACGTTAGTTACAGTTACACTAGCTTTACTAATTGCTTGTTTCTTGGCTGTGAAATTGAGTTTATTGATTTTAGATCCGAGTTTAGGAGCAATTTTAGGATTGGTGATTTGGGGGGCATACTTTTTATTACTAGTATGGGTGAGTACTACTACTGTAGGTTCTTTAATTGGCTCAGTGGTGAATACTGCTACCTCTGGGTTTCAGGCGATTATGGGAACGGCTACGGCGGCGCTGGGGGCTAAAGCTGTAAATCAGCAAGTGGTAGCAACGGCTGGTGCGGCTGCATCTGCTATGCGTCGTGAATTGGAGAGTGCGATCGCATTACCTGCTTCTGGTTTCGACCCGGCCAGTATTCGTGAGAATATAGAAGATTACATAGAAAAGCTACGTCCCCCAGAAATTGATATATCTAAAATTCGGGGAGAATTTGAAAAATTACTCAACGAACCGCAGTTTCAAGCGATCGCTCATAGTCCAGACCTCCGCAATATTGACCGTAAGCAGTTTGTTGATTTAGTTAGCAGTCGCACTGATTTATCTAAACGGGAAGTTAACCGCATTACTGATACTTTATACAAAATTTGGCAACAGGTGGTAAGTCAGCAAGCACCAAGTAAAAACGGCTTGGGTGAGTTGGCGGAGTATCTCAAATCTCTTCCCCCTGGACAAACCAAAACCGATGAACTCAATACCAAAGTTGACCAGTTAATTGCTGAAATCCATACCTCTAAAGCAGCAGAACAAAAGCCGGGGATGGTGCAACAGGCAATATCGGCATTGACTGGGGTAGTTTTGGGGAGGGCAGATTTATCAGATTTGGATGTGGAGAAAATTTTGCGTTCCTTTGGTACTGCTAAACAAAAAGTCATACAACAAGTTACAGAACAACCTTATAGTCCAATTCGTGTCGATATTGAAAACTACTTGCGTAACACCTATGTTTGGCAACTAAGTCAGGAAACAATTGCTCAAGAATTTCGGAATGTGATCTACGATCCAGCTGCTGATCCTGGTGTCATACATAGGGAGTTAGAGAAAATATCTCGCCAGGATTTTGTGAATATTCTGCAACAACGGGGACTGTTGACTCAAATACAAATTACCCACATTGCTGACCAATTAATGGCTGTGCGCGATAATGTGCTAGTGACAGTGACAGCCCAGGAAGAAAGAGAAATTGTCCAGGATTTGCAACGACGGGTAGAAAGTTATCTGTTGGTGACTCCAAAAACTGAGTTAACACCAGAAGGGATTGAGGCAAATTTTAAACCACTGTTGGCAGATTCAGAGGCAGATCATGAAACTTTATCCCGACGACTGGCACAAGTTGAACGGGAACAAATGGGGGAAATTCTCTTAGCACGCAATGATATTCAAGAACGGGATTTAGATCAGATTTTGGATGAATTGGAAATGCAGCGCGATCGCGTTTTGGTAGAATCCTTAGGACTGGCACAACAGGCTAAATATCAAGCAGAAACGCTCTGGTTAAATGTCGAGTCATATCTGCGGAATACAGGTAAGGAACAATTAAATCCTGATGCTATCCGTGCTGATTTGAGAAGACTTTTAGAAGATCCCCAAGCTGGACTAGCAGCAATTCAATGGCGGTTATCTCGATTCGACAAAGATACTTTGGTGCAATTGTTGAATCAACGCCAAGACTTGGGTGAGGAACAAGTTAATCAAATTATTCATGCGGTGGAAGAATCATGGCATAGTATCCGCCATACACCGCAACTAGTAGCGGAAAAAGCTAAGGAACAATATGATTCTGTTGCTACTACCATTGCAGATTACTTGCGGAATACTGGCAAGGAAGAATTGAATCCTGAAGGAATTCAGCGAGATTTGACGAGATTGTTTGAACATCCTAGAGACGGTATGGTTGCCCTGCGTCGTCGTTTATCGCATATTGACAGAGATACTTTGGTGCAATTGTTAAGTCAACGTCAAGACTTGAGTGAAGAACAAGTTAATCAAGTCATTGATAATATGCAGACATCAATTCGTAACTTTGTCCGTGCGCCACGTCGCCTTGCAACCAGGACACAGCAAAGGGTACAAACTTTCCAAACTTATCTGCAAGAGTACTTACGGCTGACGGGTAAGGAAGAATTGAACCCGGAAGGGATCAAGCGGGATTTACAATTATTGTTGCATGATCCGGGTGTGGGGATGGAAAGCTTGAGCGATCGCTTGGCACATTTCGACCGAGAAACCATTATCGCTTTGCTGAAAATTCGGGAAGATATGACCGATGAAGAAGCAGCGAAAATTGCCGATAATATCGTCCTTGTGCGCGACCAATTTGTAGAACAGGTACGGGGCATCCAAAGACGTATCCAAGATGTGACTGAGGGCGTTTTTGCCACTATTCGTAATTATCTCAATTCTCTAGATCGCCCAGAACTTAATTATGATGGAATTAAGCATGATATCCGCCAATTGTTTGATGATCCTCAAGCTGGATTTGATGCTTTGCGCGATCGCCTTTCACATTTCGACCGGGAAACTCTAGTGGCAATTTTGAGTTCCCGTGAGGATATCTCAGAGGCGGATGTTAACCGGATTATTGACCAAGTTGAACGCGCCCGGAATACTGTTTTACAACGGGCAGAACGCTTACAGCACGAAGCCCAACGCCGCCTAGAACAGGTGAAACATCAAGCCCAGCGTCAAGCTGAGGAAACGCGCAAAGCTGCGGCTAATGCTGCTTGGTGGTTATTTGCCACAGCGGTTGTTTCAGGTTTTGCTGCGGCCTTCGGAGGTGCAAGTGCTGTAGTGCGTTTGTAG
- a CDS encoding chlorophyll a/b-binding protein yields the protein METRSSTDIPSVAKAYNGVDRNAFIFGWNPQAELWNGRLAMIGFLAYLLWDLVGYSVLRDVLHIMRY from the coding sequence ATGGAAACTCGCTCTTCTACCGATATACCATCTGTTGCTAAAGCCTATAACGGTGTAGACCGTAACGCCTTTATTTTTGGCTGGAACCCTCAAGCCGAATTGTGGAATGGACGCTTGGCAATGATTGGATTTCTAGCTTACCTACTTTGGGATTTAGTCGGTTATAGCGTTCTTCGTGATGTGCTGCACATTATGAGATATTAA
- a CDS encoding SLC13 family permease, with the protein MENWQAIFSVIIFVTVIVLIMMEWVHLTIVALLGALLLVFSNIMTLPEAVGYIGKSHGTLGLFFGVMVLVRAFEPTNIFSYIATQIVILAQGSGKKLLLGIVVLVTPICAVLPNATTVMLLAPLIPPMAQEIGVNFVPLLILMVFVANSAGLLTLVGDPATFIVGDAVNISFLDYLWNLSLGGVIAVATVVCTLPFLFRKIWNTRLDDLAELPHPEINHPRVLMVGGVIVGFVLLFFVIGESLPIPISPAAVALLGAALALLLSHHSRIDTVNNILRDVDWSTLIFFMSIFVLIGGLDKTGVLKGLSGILAIVLGKNILLGSLVLLFSVGILSSVIPNIPLVVAMVPLLKQYIVNVGLAPAEVLASDYQGQFPPEVLPLFYAMMFGATLGGNGTLVGASSNIVAAGISEQHGRRISFKTFLHYGIPVMLLQLVTSALYMLVRFLL; encoded by the coding sequence GTGGAAAACTGGCAAGCTATCTTCAGTGTAATTATATTTGTTACCGTCATTGTTTTAATCATGATGGAGTGGGTGCATCTTACCATTGTTGCTTTATTGGGGGCATTGTTACTTGTTTTTAGTAATATCATGACTTTGCCAGAAGCTGTTGGTTACATTGGTAAAAGTCATGGAACATTGGGTTTATTTTTCGGTGTAATGGTCTTAGTAAGAGCATTTGAACCGACTAATATTTTCAGTTATATAGCTACGCAAATAGTCATTCTTGCTCAAGGCAGTGGCAAGAAATTACTATTAGGTATAGTGGTATTAGTAACACCAATTTGTGCAGTTTTACCCAATGCCACTACGGTGATGTTATTAGCGCCTTTAATTCCCCCAATGGCACAAGAAATAGGAGTCAATTTTGTGCCTCTATTAATTTTGATGGTGTTTGTTGCTAATAGTGCAGGGTTATTAACCTTAGTTGGAGATCCTGCTACTTTTATTGTTGGGGATGCTGTGAATATTAGCTTTCTAGATTATTTATGGAACTTGAGCTTAGGAGGTGTGATTGCTGTTGCCACTGTGGTTTGCACACTACCATTTTTATTTAGAAAAATTTGGAATACAAGACTAGATGATTTAGCAGAACTACCACATCCTGAAATCAATCATCCGCGAGTTTTAATGGTAGGTGGAGTGATTGTAGGTTTTGTATTGTTGTTTTTTGTAATTGGTGAATCTTTACCAATACCTATTTCACCTGCTGCGGTAGCTTTGTTAGGTGCTGCTTTAGCTTTATTGTTATCCCACCATAGCCGCATTGATACTGTTAACAATATATTAAGGGATGTAGACTGGAGTACCTTAATATTTTTCATGAGCATTTTTGTGCTAATTGGGGGACTAGATAAAACAGGTGTTCTCAAAGGTTTATCAGGAATATTAGCGATAGTTTTGGGGAAAAATATTCTCCTCGGTTCGCTAGTATTGTTATTTTCGGTGGGGATATTATCTAGCGTTATTCCTAATATTCCTTTAGTTGTGGCAATGGTTCCTCTGCTAAAACAATATATCGTCAATGTGGGGTTAGCACCAGCAGAGGTTTTAGCCTCAGACTATCAAGGACAGTTTCCCCCAGAAGTTTTACCACTGTTTTATGCCATGATGTTTGGTGCAACTTTGGGAGGTAATGGTACTCTCGTAGGTGCATCTTCTAATATTGTAGCGGCTGGGATTTCTGAACAGCATGGGAGAAGAATTTCCTTTAAGACTTTTCTACATTACGGCATTCCTGTGATGTTGCTGCAACTTGTGACTTCAGCATTATATATGTTGGTACGTTTTTTACTTTAG
- a CDS encoding serine/threonine-protein kinase translates to MLGNTLVGRYQIISHLGGGGFGETYVAYDTHLPGSPQCVVKKLKPQSTNAATLEIARRLFDTEAQVLYKLGTHDRIPQLLAYFEEDAEFYLVQEFIVSHDLSQELAPGKTLNQDQVVSLLQEILEILDFVHQQKVIHRDVNPRNILRREQDHKLILIDFGAVKEITTQVMIPAGKTKSTVAIGTPGYMPGEQAQGMPKLSSDIYALGIIAIQSITGLSPDQLEKDDDSNEIIWRNHATVTSEFADFLDKMICYDFRQRYASATVALNALQGLTKPSSGTLALSPAATGNNLKNIKPLKFKKVIFIKLTLGVLLLGLGGTASIYILNKVNTNNATELYKQGNTLLQLQKYEDALAVYEKAANIKPNYFQAWYGQGKALFKLQKYQESLLAYDKAIQLQPNYLEAWTDRGFVLSHLQRYSEAIFAFDKGLQIKEDYPALWDAKGDAFKNLKQYDNAIKSYNQAIELQPDNYEIWYKKGFLLQSLKQYDDAITAYIKAVELKPDYEAALYNWGNSLVNLNRYEDALKAYSQLVQYKPNHYQAWFSRGNSLITLRRYSEAIDSFKEVIKYNPSNYQAWYSLGWALHQSQRYAEAIESYNKAISLKSNDYKVWYNLGNSQYNLQKYADALAAYNKAVRYQKNHYESWYSRGNTLLNLKQYQEAIASYEQAIKYKPDYQQAIDAIKQAQTQLQPEKSRSIIVPILRLPDSNL, encoded by the coding sequence ATGCTAGGAAACACACTTGTGGGAAGATACCAAATTATCAGCCACCTGGGAGGAGGAGGATTTGGCGAAACTTATGTCGCTTATGACACTCATTTGCCGGGTTCACCGCAGTGTGTTGTTAAAAAACTCAAGCCCCAGTCAACTAATGCAGCCACTTTGGAAATAGCTAGACGGTTATTTGATACTGAAGCACAGGTTTTGTACAAATTAGGTACTCACGATCGCATTCCCCAACTTTTAGCGTACTTTGAAGAAGATGCAGAATTTTATCTTGTTCAGGAATTTATCGTTAGTCATGATTTGAGTCAAGAGTTAGCACCAGGAAAAACTCTAAATCAAGATCAAGTAGTTTCACTGTTACAAGAAATTTTAGAAATTTTAGACTTTGTACATCAACAAAAGGTAATTCACCGTGATGTTAATCCACGCAATATCCTGAGACGAGAACAAGATCACAAATTAATTTTAATTGATTTCGGCGCAGTTAAAGAAATTACCACTCAAGTCATGATTCCCGCAGGTAAAACGAAATCTACCGTTGCTATTGGTACACCTGGTTATATGCCTGGAGAACAAGCACAAGGAATGCCAAAGTTGAGTAGTGATATCTATGCTTTGGGAATTATTGCCATTCAATCCATAACTGGACTATCACCAGATCAATTAGAAAAAGATGATGATAGTAATGAAATTATTTGGCGAAATCATGCCACAGTCACATCAGAATTTGCGGACTTTTTAGATAAAATGATTTGTTATGATTTTCGTCAACGTTATGCTTCAGCAACTGTAGCATTAAATGCATTGCAAGGTTTAACTAAACCATCTTCTGGGACACTGGCATTAAGTCCGGCTGCTACAGGTAATAATCTTAAAAATATCAAACCTCTAAAATTTAAAAAAGTTATATTTATCAAATTAACATTAGGAGTATTATTACTGGGTTTAGGGGGAACAGCATCAATATATATTTTGAATAAAGTTAATACTAATAATGCTACAGAATTATATAAACAAGGTAACACACTTTTACAATTACAAAAATACGAAGATGCCCTAGCAGTTTATGAAAAAGCAGCCAATATTAAACCAAATTATTTTCAAGCATGGTATGGTCAAGGTAAGGCATTATTTAAATTACAAAAATATCAAGAATCACTACTAGCTTATGATAAAGCGATTCAACTTCAGCCAAATTATTTAGAAGCTTGGACTGACAGAGGTTTTGTTTTGTCCCATTTACAGCGTTATTCAGAAGCAATTTTTGCTTTTGATAAGGGATTACAAATCAAAGAAGACTACCCAGCCCTCTGGGATGCTAAAGGTGATGCTTTTAAGAATTTAAAACAATATGATAATGCAATTAAGTCTTATAATCAAGCGATTGAATTGCAACCAGATAATTATGAGATTTGGTATAAAAAAGGATTTTTGCTACAGAGTTTAAAACAATATGATGATGCAATCACAGCATATATAAAAGCTGTAGAATTAAAACCGGATTATGAAGCAGCTTTATATAATTGGGGAAATTCTCTAGTTAATTTAAACCGCTATGAAGATGCTTTAAAAGCATATAGTCAATTAGTACAGTACAAACCCAATCATTATCAAGCTTGGTTTTCTAGAGGTAATAGCTTGATTACTTTACGGCGATATTCTGAAGCAATTGATTCTTTTAAAGAAGTCATTAAATATAATCCTAGTAACTATCAAGCATGGTATAGTTTAGGATGGGCATTGCATCAAAGTCAACGTTATGCAGAAGCTATTGAATCTTACAATAAAGCAATTTCTTTAAAATCAAATGACTATAAGGTATGGTACAATTTAGGTAATTCACAATATAATTTACAAAAATATGCAGATGCTTTAGCAGCATATAATAAGGCAGTTCGTTATCAGAAAAATCATTATGAAAGTTGGTATAGTAGAGGGAATACATTATTGAATTTAAAACAATATCAAGAAGCAATCGCATCCTATGAACAAGCTATTAAATACAAGCCTGATTACCAACAAGCAATAGATGCTATAAAACAGGCGCAAACCCAATTGCAACCAGAAAAATCTCGCTCTATAATAGTACCGATTCTGCGGCTACCTGATTCAAATTTATAA